A genomic region of Parambassis ranga chromosome 7, fParRan2.1, whole genome shotgun sequence contains the following coding sequences:
- the ampd2b gene encoding AMP deaminase 2 — protein sequence MDGKYKEIAEELFSRSLAESEMRSAPYEFPEDSPIEQLEERRHRLERQISQDVKFEPDILLRAKQEFMKTDSATDLEYMKEQSQAPDLQERELIPEREYQRVSISGEEKCGVPFTDLLDAAKCVVKALFIRQKYMGLSLQSFCRTTARYLQELSERPLDIDIYEEEIPETTVTADATVHPPASETHPYENQDPASMPPDMGYGCKMVDGVMHVYTTRNVMEKSTELDLPYPDLQEYIADMNVMMALIINGPVKSFCYRRLQYLSSKFQMHILLNEMKELAAQKKVPHRDFYNIRKVDTHIHASSCMNQKHLLRFIKRAMKKYPKEIVHVERGKGQTLMEVFESMNLTAFDLSVDTLDMHADRNTFHRFDKFNAKYNPIGESILREIFIKTDNYIEGKYFGHIIKEVMADLEESKYQNVELRLSIYGRSRDEWDKLAKWAVKHQVYSDNVRWLVQVPRLFDVYHTKKQLGNFQEMLENIFMPLFEVTVNPSSHPELHLFLQHVVGFDSVDDESKPEQHIFNLDSPLPVNWTEEDNPPYSYYLYYMYANMTVLNHLRRQRGFHTLVLRPHCGEAGPIHHLVSGFMLSENISHGLLLRKAPVLQYLYYFAQIGIAMSPLSNNSLFLSYHRNPLPEYLSRGLMVSLSTDDPLQFHFTKEPLMEEYSIAAQVWKLSSCDMCELARNSVLMSGFSHKMKSYWLGPHYIKEGQESNDIRRTNVPDIRVAYRYETLCEELNLITQAIRTDELETIEEEGSLCVGAVQAEK from the exons gAGCTGTTTTCCCGCAGCCTCGCAGAGAGTGAGATGAGGAGCGCCCCCTACGAGTTTCCTGAGGACAGCCCCATCgaacagctggaggagaggcGTCACCGCCTTGAGCGACAAATCAGTCAGGATGTCAA GTTTGAACCTGACATCCTGCTGCGAGCCAAACAGGAGTTCATGAAGACTGACAGTGCCACAGATCTTGA ATACATGAAGGAGCAGAGCCAAGCTCCTgacctgcaggagagagagctgaTTCCAGAGAGGGAGTACCAGCGGGTCAGTATTTCTGGAGAGGAGAAATGTGGG GTTCCGTTCACAGATCTGTTGGATGCTGCTAAATGTGTGGTGAAGGCTCTGTTCATCAGACAAAAGTACATGGGTCTGTCCCTGCAGAGCTTCTGCAGGACCACGGCTCGCTACCTGCAGGAGCTGAGTGAGAGACCTCTGGACATCGATATCTATGAGGAGGAGATCCCAGAGACCACGGTCACTGCAG atGCCACCGTGCACCCACCTGCTTCTGAAACGCACCCCTACGAGAACCAGGACCCTGCCAGCATGCCACCCGACATGGGTTACGGCTGTAAGATGGTGGATGGTGTCATGCATGTTTACACAACGAGGAACGTTATGGAAAA GagcacagagctggacctgcCGTATCCAGACCTGCAGGAGTACATCGCAGACATGAACGTGATGATGGCCCTCATCATCAACGGCCCGGT AAAGTCCTTCTGCTATCGTCGTCTGCAGTACCTTAGCTCCAAATTCCAGATGCACATCCTGCTGAATGAAATGAAGGAGCTGGCAGCACAGAAGAAAGTCCCACATCGAGACTTTTATAATATCCGTAAG gtggacacacacattcacgcTTCGTCTTGCATGAACCAGAAGCACCTTCTACGTTTTATCAAAAGAGCCATGAAGAAGTATCCTAAAGAGATTGTGCATGTAGAACGAGGCAAAGGTCAGACGCTCATGGAAGTGTTTGAGAGTATGAACCTAACGGCCTTTGACCTGAGTGTTGACACTCTGGACATGCATGCA GACCGTAACACTTTCCATCGATTTGATAAGTTTAACGCTAAATACAATCCCATCGGTGAGTCCATCCTGAGAGAGATCTTCATCAAAACAGACAACTACATCGAGGGGAAATACTTTGGTCACATTATTAAG GAGGTGATGGCTGACTTGGAGGAGAGCAAGTATCAGAACGTGGAGCTCCGGCTGTCGATCTACGGCCGCTCCAGAGATGAGTGGGACAAACTGGCCAAGTGGGCCGTCAAGCATCAGGTCTACTCTGACAACGTGCGCTGGCTCGTGCAGGTGCCACGACTCTT TGACGTCTACCACACCAAGAAACAGCTGGGCAACTTCCAGGAAATGCTGGAGAACATCTTCATGCCCCTGTTCGAAGTCACAGTCAACCCCAGCAGCCACCCAGAGCTGCACCTCTTTCTTCAACAC GTTGTAGGTTTTGATAGTGTGGATGATGAATCAAAACCAGAGCAACATATCTTCAACCTGGACAGTCCGCTGCCAGTCAactggacagaggaggacaacCCACCCTATTCCTACTACCTCTACTATATGTATGCAAACATGACCGTGCTGAACCACCTGCGCAG GCAGCGGGGGTTTCACACACTTGTCCTTCGTCCTCATTGTGGGGAGGCGGGGCCGATCCATCACCTGGTGTCTGGCTTCATGCTGTCAGAGAATATCTCCCATGGGCTGCTGCTCAGAAAG GCTCCTGTACTGCAGTATCTGTACTACTTTGCCCAGATTGGCATCGCCATGTCTCCGCTTAGCAATAACAGCCTGTTCCTCAGCTACCATCGCAACCCTCTGCCAGAGTACCTATCCAGAGGCCTCATGGTCTCTCTGTCTACAGATGACCCTCTGCAGTTTCACTTCACCAAG GAGCCCCTGATGGAAGAGTACAGCATCGCTGCTCAGGTGTGGAAACTGAGCTCCTGTGACATGTGCGAGCTGGCCAGAAACAGCGTGCTGATGAGCGGATTCTCTCACAAG ATGAAGAGCTACTGGCTCGGCCCCCACTACATCAAGGAGGGACAGGAGAGCAACGACATCAGGCGCACCAACGTTCCTGACATCCGTGTGGCATATCGGTACGAGACCCTGTGTGAGGAGCTGAATTTAATCACCCAGGCCATTCGCACAGACGAGCTGGAGACCATTGAGGAGGAGGgaagtctgtgtgtgggagCGGTGCAGGCTGAGAAGTGA